A genomic stretch from Telopea speciosissima isolate NSW1024214 ecotype Mountain lineage chromosome 7, Tspe_v1, whole genome shotgun sequence includes:
- the LOC122667791 gene encoding type IV inositol polyphosphate 5-phosphatase 3-like isoform X3 — MKQPRRKQPELFWPRIILKKWLNISSRESDYSADPDEGDSGSDFDDDGVCRWGRDSSFGDQKGQCSGASETLPKLRRRHSETLRAQYINTKELRICVGTWNVGGKLPPDDLDVSDWLKTDEPADMYVIGLQEIVPLNAGNIFGAEDNRPVPKWENVIRETLNRFRPEKQKYKCYSDPPSPSRFKQSEDVPDIEDEILAESDSDRDEEIYPLDDEFNGSHEIKDPATTSENAFVRSEASNSSENSDIVSSKVQDSQRQFSSPKRFDRLNLFQTEDSMDNAGTSSPQQNGILSKTLSGTERIGLSWPEPPMDLLTKHVLERPNSFKSVKAFKASHSFMTSTCGDYRGASETALLTNIDLETIVRRKRSPFVRIVSKQMVGIFLSIWVRRCLRRHIQNVKVSTVGVGVMGYIGNKGSVSVSMSIYQTLFCFICSHLTSGEKEGDKHKRNADVQEIHRRTQFNPVSAIGFPKTIVDHERIIWFGDLNYRINLSYERTRELISKKEWSQLIEKDQLMKELRKGRVFDGWSEGTLNFPPTYKYEFNSEKYYGEDPKAGRRSPAWCDRVLSFGNGMRLLNYKRVEQMLSDHRPVTAIYMAEVEVCCHRKLQRALTFTDAELEDEVIADMELDVGMNRQRVGEGISVWER, encoded by the exons ATGAAGCAGCCCCGGAGAAAACAACCAGAG CTCTTTTGGCCGAGAATTATTCTGAAGAAATGGCTCAACATCAGCTCCAGAGAGTCCGATTACAGTGCGGATCCTGACGAAGGTGACAGCGGCTCCGATTTTGATGATGAcg GCGTCTGTCGTTGGGGACGAGATTCGTCCTTTGGAGATCAGAAAGGTCAGTGCAGTG GGGCCTCTGAAACTCTTCCCAAGTTGAGGAGACGGCATTCAGAAACCCTTCGAGCTCAATACATAAACACCAAAGAACTCAG GATTTGTGTTGGGACTTGGAATGTTGGAGGGAAACTTCCGCCTGATGACCTAGACGTCTCAGATTGGCTAAAAACGGATGAGCCTGCCGATATGTATGTGATCGG TCTTCAGGAGATTGTCCCATTAAATGCTGGGAATATCTTTGGTGCTGAGGATAATCGTCCAGTTCCAAAATGGGAAAATGTTATTCGTGAAACACTGAACAGATTTCGACCAGAGAAGCAAAAGTATAAATGCTACAGTGATCCTCCTTCACCATCAAGGTTCAAGCAATCAGAGGATGTCCCTGATATAGAAGATGAAATCCTTGCTGAAAGTGATAGTGATAGAGATGAGGAAATCTATCCATTGGATGATGAATTTAATGGTTCTCATGAAATCAAGGATCCAGCCACCACAAGTGAGAATGCGTTTGTAAGATCTGAAGCTTCAAACTCCAGTGAAAATTCCGATATAGTATCATCAAAGGTACAGGATTCACAAAGGCAGTTTTCTTCCCCAAAGAGATTCGATAGGTTAAATCTCTTTCAGACAGAGGATTCCATGGACAATGCAGGGACATCATCTCCCCAACAGAATGGCATATTATCTAAAACACTAAGTGGGACAGAAAGGATTGGTTTGAGCTGGCCCGAACCACCAATGGACCTGCTAACTAAGCATGTTTTAGAGAGACCAAATTCCTTCAAATCAGTTAAGGCTTTTAAAGCGTCTCACTCTTTTATGACATCTACATGTGGGGATTACAGAGGGGCATCAGAAACAGCTTTGCTAACCAATATTGATCTGGAAACCATTGTACGCCGCAAAAGATCACCTTTTGTAAGGATAGTGAGTAAGCAAATGGTTGGGATTTTCCTTTCTATATGGGTTCGTAGATGCTTGCGTAGGCATATTCAGAACGTGAAAGTTTCTACTGTTGGTGTTGGTGTTATGGGCTACATTGGTAACAAG GGATCAGTGTCTGTGAGCATGTCTATATATCAAACACTCTTTTGTTTTATCTGTAGTCACCTAACATCAGGTGAAAAGGAGGGGGATAAACATAAAAGGAATGCTGATGTGCAAGAAATACATCGGAGGACACAGTTCAATCCGGTTTCTGCTATTGGATTCCCGAAGACCATCGTTGACCATGA AAGAATTATCTGGTTTGGGGACCTAAATTATCGTATCAACTTATCATATGAGAGGACACGAGAACTCATATCCAAAAAAGAATGGTCTCAGTTGATTGAGAAGGACCAG CTCATGAAAGAACTGAGAAAAGGTCGAGTTTTTGATGGATGGTCGGAAGGCACTTTAAATTTTCCACCAACATACAAATACGAGTTTAATTCAGAGAAGTATTATGGGGAGGATCCAAAGGCTGGGAGGCGTAGTCCAGCATG GTGTGACCGTGTCCTTTCATTTGGAAATGGAATGAGGCTATTGAACTACAAGAGGGTTGAGCAGATGCTTTCTGATCACCGACCTGTGACTGCCATCTACATGGCTGAAGTTGAGGTCTGCTGTCACAGGAAGCTCCAAAGGGCACTTACCTTCACAGATGCAGAGCTAGAAGATGAAGTTATAGCAGATATGGAACTTGACGTTGGGATGAACCGGCAAAGGGTTGGAGAG GGCATATCAGTTTGGGAGCGATAA
- the LOC122667792 gene encoding 3-ketoacyl-CoA synthase 11-like: MKPFTRIELLRASFAALLITTLLVQYTLLSATPIFLTTTLPCSCFCVLLSLLFFFSTRPRPVLLLDYVCFKPSFDRKCSYEVCEYFLRRSRRFSTKSEDFMRGIYLKSGLGNETYAPPFIFQTDYEAKHQSAVQEAQEGMFSTVDLLLSKTHVDPSQIDVLIVTCGMFSPAPSLSSLVVNRYKLRPEIKTFNLSGMGCSSGVMSIDLAAKVLSSSTALSYALVVVTESISLNWYFGDDRSMLVTNCIFRVGCAAALITNDPSRRRDAKMQLVDSLRTHHGAEDRAYTAAFQQEDENGNIGVSLTKDLIRVAGVGLREHIKLLAPRVLPLSQLVFNAYSVVISVLFRGESKPIVPDFMTAFEHVCIHTGGKAVIEQVGRVLRLSDEVTEPARMCLHRFGNTSSSLVFYELAYFEAKERVKRGDKMWMLAFGTGFKVCSLVWKSLRDLSKEAENPWNDCIHRYPLKAW, encoded by the coding sequence ATGAAACCCTTCACCCGCATTGAGCTCCTCCGTGCTTCCTTTGCTGCTCTCTTAATCACAACCCTTCTCGTTCAGTACACACTCTTATCCGCCACCCCAATATTCCTCACCACCACACTTCCATGCTCTTGCTTCTGTGtgcttctctcccttctcttcttcttctccactcgTCCACGCCCTGTTCTTCTCCTCGACTACGTATGCTTCAAGCCCTCCTTCGATCGCAAGTGCAGCTACGAAGTCTGCGAGTACTTCCTCCGTCGTAGCCGTCGATTCAGCACCAAAAGCGAAGATTTCATGCGTGGAATCTATCTCAAATCCGGTCTCGGCAACGAAACCTACGCTCCACCCTTCATCTTCCAAACAGATTACGAAGCCAAACACCAATCCGCCGTCCAAGAAGCACAAGAAGGTATGTTCTCAACCGTTGATCTCCTCCTCTCCAAGACCCATGTGGACCCTTCTCAGATCGACGTTCTGATCGTGACATGTGGCATGTTCTCCCCTGCCCCTTCACTTTCCTCCCTCGTTGTCAACCGTTACAAGCTTAGACCAGAAATCAAGACTTTTAATCTCAGCGGCATGGGTTGCAGCTCTGGTGTCATGTCCATCGATTTGGCTGCTAAGGTGTTGAGCAGCTCTACCGCTCTTTCGTACGCCTTAGTTGTCGTCACCGAGAGCATCAGCTTGAATTGGTACTTCGGCGATGATCGTTCTATGCTCGTTACCAACTGTATATTCCGAGTGGGTTGCGCCGCCGCGTTAATCACCAACGATCCGAGTCGCCGCCGGGATGCAAAGATGCAACTCGTTGACTCGCTCAGAACTCACCACGGCGCTGAAGATAGAGCCTACACTGCCGCGTTCCAGCAAGAAGACGAGAACGGCAACATTGGGGTGTCTCTCACTAAGGACTTGATTCGGGTCGCCGGTGTTGGGCTACGCGAGCATATAAAGTTGCTTGCACCACGAGTTCTCCCACTGAGTCAACTGGTCTTCAACGCTTACTCGGTGgtaatttctgtacttttccgTGGCGAGTCGAAACCAATCGTGCCGGACTTTATGACGGCGTTCGAACATGTGTGTATACATACTGGTGGGAAGGCTGTGATCGAGCAGGTGGGGAGAGTTCTGCGGCTGAGTGACGAGGTGACTGAGCCGGCTCGGATGTGTTTGCATCGATTCGGTAACACGTCTAGTAGTCTTGTGTTCTACGAGTTAGCGTATTTTGAAGCGAAAGAGAGGGTGAAGAGAGGTGATAAGATGTGGATGCTAGCGTTTGGAACTGGGTTTAAGGTTTGTAGTCTTGTGTGGAAGTCACTTAGAGATTTGAGTAAAGAAGCTGAAAATCCATGGAACGATTGCATCCATCGATACCCATTAAAAGCTTGGTGA
- the LOC122669286 gene encoding nuclear transcription factor Y subunit gamma codes for MAEEENTETLGPEFPLGRVKKIMMLDRDIKKVSSEALHLISLSTDLFLGFLAEKSAEIAVEKKRKTVKLEHIRMATKRHRPTNDFLIDSLPMPSKTSNNQSSIAQARSGPTAVEKEKPLPVGTRRIDDFFRKSSNEIPNLSD; via the coding sequence ATGGCAGAAGAGGAGAACACAGAGACGCTTGGACCAGAGTTCCCACTTGGACGagtgaagaaaataatgatgCTCGACAGGGATATCAAGAAGGTTAGTTCAGAAGCCCttcatctcatctctctctccaccGATTTATTTCTTGGGTTCCTGGCTGAGAAATCTGCAGAGATCGCCGTTGAAAAGAAGCGGAAGACAGTGAAGCTGGAACACATCAGGATGGCCACCAAGAGACATCGACCTACTAACGATTTCCTCATCGATTCTCTCCCTATGCCTTCAAAGACCTCGAACAATCAGTCGTCGATTGCCCAGGCTAGATCTGGGCCTACCGCTGTCGAGAAAGAGAAGCCACTTCCAGTGGGTACTCGTAGGATCGACGATTTCTTCCGCAAGTCTTCCAATGAAATCCCAAATCTGTCAGATTGA
- the LOC122669717 gene encoding dehydrogenase/reductase SDR family member 12, which translates to MFLVKAWRATAFGVFGYMNFTKSGFKEHSKKFKAEDMQIQMEGKNCIVTGANSGLGFATAEGLASRGATIYMVCRSKEKGEDALSKIQSKTGNPNIHLEICDLSSVSEVKSLASRFSSQGQPIHVLVNNAGLLEHNRITTSEGLELNFAVNVAGTYVMTESMLPLLEKAAPDARVITVSSGGMYTTPLTTDLQFSENPFDGTLQYARNKRVQVALTEKWAETHNNKGIGFYSMHPGWAETPGVAKSLPGFSKTLSGNLRTSEEGADTVVWLALQPKEKLVSGAFYFDRAEAPKHLAFAATKGSHAVIDSIVDSLCSIGKLP; encoded by the exons ATGTTCCTTGTAAAG GCATGGAGAGCCACAGCTTTTGGTGTTTTCGGGTACATGAATTTCACGAAATCCGGTTTCAA GGAGCACTCCAAAAAATTCAAGGCAGAAGACATGCAAATACAAATGGAAGGGAAAAATTGCATAGTTACAGGAGCAAATTCTGGCCTTGGCTTTGCCACTGCTGAGGGTCTTGCTTCACG AGGAGCAACCATCTATATGGTATGTCGTAgtaaggagaaaggagaagatgCTCTTTCTAAAATTCAGTCAAAGACAGGCAACCCTAACATACACCTAGAG ATATGTGATCTTTCATCTGTCAGTGAAGTCAAGTCATTGGCATCTAGATTTTCTTCGCAGGGTCAACCTATCCATGTCTTG GTTAATAATGCTGGCCTACTTGAGCATAACCGTATTACTACATCAGAAGG GTTGGAGTTGAACTTTGCTGTAAATGTTGCTGGAACTTATGTTATGACAGAATCAATGCTGCCTCTGTTGGAGAAAGCAGCACCTGATGCTCGAGTCATTACAGTTTCCTCAGGTGGCATGTATACGACTCCCTTGACCACAGATTTGCAG TTTAGCGAAAACCCCTTTGATGGAACACTACAGTATGCTCGAAACAAGCGAGTTCAG GTGGCATTAACAGAAAAGTGGGCTGAAACCCACAATAACAAAGGTATTGGATTCTACTCAATGCACCCTGGTTGGGCTGAGACACCAGGGGTTGCCAAAAGTTTACCTGGTTTTTCTAAAAC ATTATCAGGAAATCTTAGAACGAGTGAGGAGGGCGCAGACACGGTTGTTTGGTTGGCATTACAGCCCAAGGAAAAGTTGGTATCAGGTGCATTTTACTTTGATAGGGCTGAAGCACCCAAACACTTGGCATTTGCTGCGACAAAGGGCTCACATGCTGTTATCGACTCCATCGTGGACAGCCTTTGTTCCATAGGCAAGCTTCCTTGA
- the LOC122666774 gene encoding probable choline kinase 2 has product MAVLDDMVTNGGEAYLPGEAKKVLKSLASSWSDVIDSNTLQVIPLKGAMTNEVFQINMLTETGELRHKVLVRLYGEGVDTFFDRDNEIRTFECMSKHGQGPRLLARFSNGRIEEFIHARTLSANDLRDPEISALIAAKLREFNDLDMPGPKNVQLWDRMRNWLKEAQNLCSPDETKRFGLNALEEEILTLEKELSGDHQRIGFCHNDLQYGNIMMDEETRVITIIDYEYASYNPVGFDLANHFCEMAANYNSEEPHILDYGRYPDLEERQRFVCRYLSSSGDEPTDLEVEQVLEDVEKYTLASHLLWGLWGIISEHVNEIDFDYMEYARQRFQQYWLRKSTVLGYSGTSPTV; this is encoded by the exons atggcTGTACTAGATGATATGGTCACAAACGGTGGTGAAGCTTACCTTCCAGGAGAAGCAAAGAAGGTTTTGAAATCATTGGCTTCCAGTTGGAGTGATGTGATTGATTCAAATACCTTGCAAGTGATTCCATTAAAGGGTGCAATGACCAATGAAGTTTTTCAGATAAATATGCTTACAGAAACAGGGGAACTCCGACATAAGGTTCTTGTTCGTCTTTATGGTGAAGGTGTGGATACCTTCTTTGACCGTGATAATGAGATCAGAACTTTTGAATGTATGTCAAAGCATGGTCAGGGCCCTCGTCTTCTCGCAAGGTTTTCTAATGGACGAATTGAGGAGTTCATTCATGCACGG ACATTATCAGCTAATGACCTTAGAGACCCTGAAATATCTGCACTTATAGCAGCTAAGTTGAGGGAGTTCAATGATCTTGATATGCCAGGCCCAAAGAATGTCCAGCTCTGGGATAGAATGAG AAATTGGCTTAAAGAGGCACAAAATTTGTGCTCTCCTGATGAAACCAAGAGATTTGGTTTGAATGCTTTGGAGGAGGAAATTCTTActctggaaaaggaattatCTGGGGATCATCAGCGTATCGGATTTTGTCACAATGACTTGCAGTATGGCAACATTATGATGGATGAGGAGACAAGAGTGATCACTATAATT GATTATGAATATGCAAGTTACAACCCTGTTGGTTTTGATCTTGCGAATCACTTCTGTGAGATGGCTGCAAATTATAATTCCGAAGAACCTCATATTTTAGATTATGGTCGATATCCAG ATTTGGAGGAGCGCCAGAGATTTGTCTGTAGGTATCTTAGCTCTTCAG GTGATGAGCCTACTGACCTTGAGGTGGAGCAAGTACTCGAAGATGTCGAGAAGTATACTCTTGCAAGCCATCTGCTTTGGGGCTTATGGGGAATAATTTCG GAACATGTCAATGAAATCGATTTCGATTACATGGAGTATGCAAGGCAGAGGTTTCAGCAGTACTGGTTACGAAAATCCACAGTTTTGGGATATTCAGGCACATCTCCTACTGTCTAA
- the LOC122667791 gene encoding type I inositol polyphosphate 5-phosphatase 1-like isoform X1 has protein sequence MKQPRRKQPEWTWVEILCFGCTCLQLFWPRIILKKWLNISSRESDYSADPDEGDSGSDFDDDGVCRWGRDSSFGDQKGQCSGASETLPKLRRRHSETLRAQYINTKELRICVGTWNVGGKLPPDDLDVSDWLKTDEPADMYVIGLQEIVPLNAGNIFGAEDNRPVPKWENVIRETLNRFRPEKQKYKCYSDPPSPSRFKQSEDVPDIEDEILAESDSDRDEEIYPLDDEFNGSHEIKDPATTSENAFVRSEASNSSENSDIVSSKVQDSQRQFSSPKRFDRLNLFQTEDSMDNAGTSSPQQNGILSKTLSGTERIGLSWPEPPMDLLTKHVLERPNSFKSVKAFKASHSFMTSTCGDYRGASETALLTNIDLETIVRRKRSPFVRIVSKQMVGIFLSIWVRRCLRRHIQNVKVSTVGVGVMGYIGNKGSVSVSMSIYQTLFCFICSHLTSGEKEGDKHKRNADVQEIHRRTQFNPVSAIGFPKTIVDHERIIWFGDLNYRINLSYERTRELISKKEWSQLIEKDQLMKELRKGRVFDGWSEGTLNFPPTYKYEFNSEKYYGEDPKAGRRSPAWCDRVLSFGNGMRLLNYKRVEQMLSDHRPVTAIYMAEVEVCCHRKLQRALTFTDAELEDEVIADMELDVGMNRQRVGEGISVWER, from the exons ATGAAGCAGCCCCGGAGAAAACAACCAGAG TGGACTTGGGTTGAAATCTTGTGTTTCGGTTGCACGTGCCTACAGCTCTTTTGGCCGAGAATTATTCTGAAGAAATGGCTCAACATCAGCTCCAGAGAGTCCGATTACAGTGCGGATCCTGACGAAGGTGACAGCGGCTCCGATTTTGATGATGAcg GCGTCTGTCGTTGGGGACGAGATTCGTCCTTTGGAGATCAGAAAGGTCAGTGCAGTG GGGCCTCTGAAACTCTTCCCAAGTTGAGGAGACGGCATTCAGAAACCCTTCGAGCTCAATACATAAACACCAAAGAACTCAG GATTTGTGTTGGGACTTGGAATGTTGGAGGGAAACTTCCGCCTGATGACCTAGACGTCTCAGATTGGCTAAAAACGGATGAGCCTGCCGATATGTATGTGATCGG TCTTCAGGAGATTGTCCCATTAAATGCTGGGAATATCTTTGGTGCTGAGGATAATCGTCCAGTTCCAAAATGGGAAAATGTTATTCGTGAAACACTGAACAGATTTCGACCAGAGAAGCAAAAGTATAAATGCTACAGTGATCCTCCTTCACCATCAAGGTTCAAGCAATCAGAGGATGTCCCTGATATAGAAGATGAAATCCTTGCTGAAAGTGATAGTGATAGAGATGAGGAAATCTATCCATTGGATGATGAATTTAATGGTTCTCATGAAATCAAGGATCCAGCCACCACAAGTGAGAATGCGTTTGTAAGATCTGAAGCTTCAAACTCCAGTGAAAATTCCGATATAGTATCATCAAAGGTACAGGATTCACAAAGGCAGTTTTCTTCCCCAAAGAGATTCGATAGGTTAAATCTCTTTCAGACAGAGGATTCCATGGACAATGCAGGGACATCATCTCCCCAACAGAATGGCATATTATCTAAAACACTAAGTGGGACAGAAAGGATTGGTTTGAGCTGGCCCGAACCACCAATGGACCTGCTAACTAAGCATGTTTTAGAGAGACCAAATTCCTTCAAATCAGTTAAGGCTTTTAAAGCGTCTCACTCTTTTATGACATCTACATGTGGGGATTACAGAGGGGCATCAGAAACAGCTTTGCTAACCAATATTGATCTGGAAACCATTGTACGCCGCAAAAGATCACCTTTTGTAAGGATAGTGAGTAAGCAAATGGTTGGGATTTTCCTTTCTATATGGGTTCGTAGATGCTTGCGTAGGCATATTCAGAACGTGAAAGTTTCTACTGTTGGTGTTGGTGTTATGGGCTACATTGGTAACAAG GGATCAGTGTCTGTGAGCATGTCTATATATCAAACACTCTTTTGTTTTATCTGTAGTCACCTAACATCAGGTGAAAAGGAGGGGGATAAACATAAAAGGAATGCTGATGTGCAAGAAATACATCGGAGGACACAGTTCAATCCGGTTTCTGCTATTGGATTCCCGAAGACCATCGTTGACCATGA AAGAATTATCTGGTTTGGGGACCTAAATTATCGTATCAACTTATCATATGAGAGGACACGAGAACTCATATCCAAAAAAGAATGGTCTCAGTTGATTGAGAAGGACCAG CTCATGAAAGAACTGAGAAAAGGTCGAGTTTTTGATGGATGGTCGGAAGGCACTTTAAATTTTCCACCAACATACAAATACGAGTTTAATTCAGAGAAGTATTATGGGGAGGATCCAAAGGCTGGGAGGCGTAGTCCAGCATG GTGTGACCGTGTCCTTTCATTTGGAAATGGAATGAGGCTATTGAACTACAAGAGGGTTGAGCAGATGCTTTCTGATCACCGACCTGTGACTGCCATCTACATGGCTGAAGTTGAGGTCTGCTGTCACAGGAAGCTCCAAAGGGCACTTACCTTCACAGATGCAGAGCTAGAAGATGAAGTTATAGCAGATATGGAACTTGACGTTGGGATGAACCGGCAAAGGGTTGGAGAG GGCATATCAGTTTGGGAGCGATAA
- the LOC122667791 gene encoding type I inositol polyphosphate 5-phosphatase 1-like isoform X2 — translation MKQPRRKQPEWTWVEILCFGCTCLQLFWPRIILKKWLNISSRESDYSADPDEGDSGSDFDDDGVCRWGRDSSFGDQKGASETLPKLRRRHSETLRAQYINTKELRICVGTWNVGGKLPPDDLDVSDWLKTDEPADMYVIGLQEIVPLNAGNIFGAEDNRPVPKWENVIRETLNRFRPEKQKYKCYSDPPSPSRFKQSEDVPDIEDEILAESDSDRDEEIYPLDDEFNGSHEIKDPATTSENAFVRSEASNSSENSDIVSSKVQDSQRQFSSPKRFDRLNLFQTEDSMDNAGTSSPQQNGILSKTLSGTERIGLSWPEPPMDLLTKHVLERPNSFKSVKAFKASHSFMTSTCGDYRGASETALLTNIDLETIVRRKRSPFVRIVSKQMVGIFLSIWVRRCLRRHIQNVKVSTVGVGVMGYIGNKGSVSVSMSIYQTLFCFICSHLTSGEKEGDKHKRNADVQEIHRRTQFNPVSAIGFPKTIVDHERIIWFGDLNYRINLSYERTRELISKKEWSQLIEKDQLMKELRKGRVFDGWSEGTLNFPPTYKYEFNSEKYYGEDPKAGRRSPAWCDRVLSFGNGMRLLNYKRVEQMLSDHRPVTAIYMAEVEVCCHRKLQRALTFTDAELEDEVIADMELDVGMNRQRVGEGISVWER, via the exons ATGAAGCAGCCCCGGAGAAAACAACCAGAG TGGACTTGGGTTGAAATCTTGTGTTTCGGTTGCACGTGCCTACAGCTCTTTTGGCCGAGAATTATTCTGAAGAAATGGCTCAACATCAGCTCCAGAGAGTCCGATTACAGTGCGGATCCTGACGAAGGTGACAGCGGCTCCGATTTTGATGATGAcg GCGTCTGTCGTTGGGGACGAGATTCGTCCTTTGGAGATCAGAAAG GGGCCTCTGAAACTCTTCCCAAGTTGAGGAGACGGCATTCAGAAACCCTTCGAGCTCAATACATAAACACCAAAGAACTCAG GATTTGTGTTGGGACTTGGAATGTTGGAGGGAAACTTCCGCCTGATGACCTAGACGTCTCAGATTGGCTAAAAACGGATGAGCCTGCCGATATGTATGTGATCGG TCTTCAGGAGATTGTCCCATTAAATGCTGGGAATATCTTTGGTGCTGAGGATAATCGTCCAGTTCCAAAATGGGAAAATGTTATTCGTGAAACACTGAACAGATTTCGACCAGAGAAGCAAAAGTATAAATGCTACAGTGATCCTCCTTCACCATCAAGGTTCAAGCAATCAGAGGATGTCCCTGATATAGAAGATGAAATCCTTGCTGAAAGTGATAGTGATAGAGATGAGGAAATCTATCCATTGGATGATGAATTTAATGGTTCTCATGAAATCAAGGATCCAGCCACCACAAGTGAGAATGCGTTTGTAAGATCTGAAGCTTCAAACTCCAGTGAAAATTCCGATATAGTATCATCAAAGGTACAGGATTCACAAAGGCAGTTTTCTTCCCCAAAGAGATTCGATAGGTTAAATCTCTTTCAGACAGAGGATTCCATGGACAATGCAGGGACATCATCTCCCCAACAGAATGGCATATTATCTAAAACACTAAGTGGGACAGAAAGGATTGGTTTGAGCTGGCCCGAACCACCAATGGACCTGCTAACTAAGCATGTTTTAGAGAGACCAAATTCCTTCAAATCAGTTAAGGCTTTTAAAGCGTCTCACTCTTTTATGACATCTACATGTGGGGATTACAGAGGGGCATCAGAAACAGCTTTGCTAACCAATATTGATCTGGAAACCATTGTACGCCGCAAAAGATCACCTTTTGTAAGGATAGTGAGTAAGCAAATGGTTGGGATTTTCCTTTCTATATGGGTTCGTAGATGCTTGCGTAGGCATATTCAGAACGTGAAAGTTTCTACTGTTGGTGTTGGTGTTATGGGCTACATTGGTAACAAG GGATCAGTGTCTGTGAGCATGTCTATATATCAAACACTCTTTTGTTTTATCTGTAGTCACCTAACATCAGGTGAAAAGGAGGGGGATAAACATAAAAGGAATGCTGATGTGCAAGAAATACATCGGAGGACACAGTTCAATCCGGTTTCTGCTATTGGATTCCCGAAGACCATCGTTGACCATGA AAGAATTATCTGGTTTGGGGACCTAAATTATCGTATCAACTTATCATATGAGAGGACACGAGAACTCATATCCAAAAAAGAATGGTCTCAGTTGATTGAGAAGGACCAG CTCATGAAAGAACTGAGAAAAGGTCGAGTTTTTGATGGATGGTCGGAAGGCACTTTAAATTTTCCACCAACATACAAATACGAGTTTAATTCAGAGAAGTATTATGGGGAGGATCCAAAGGCTGGGAGGCGTAGTCCAGCATG GTGTGACCGTGTCCTTTCATTTGGAAATGGAATGAGGCTATTGAACTACAAGAGGGTTGAGCAGATGCTTTCTGATCACCGACCTGTGACTGCCATCTACATGGCTGAAGTTGAGGTCTGCTGTCACAGGAAGCTCCAAAGGGCACTTACCTTCACAGATGCAGAGCTAGAAGATGAAGTTATAGCAGATATGGAACTTGACGTTGGGATGAACCGGCAAAGGGTTGGAGAG GGCATATCAGTTTGGGAGCGATAA